In Anopheles bellator chromosome 2, idAnoBellAS_SP24_06.2, whole genome shotgun sequence, the genomic stretch CTGGTAGATCATGTCGATTTCGAAGTGACGTCGCTCGTCCGGCGTCATCGTGGCTCCATCTCCGAACGCCATCCGAAAGATGACGTCCAGCTTGGGTACCCGGGGTgccgggaccaccaccggaacctcCTTCCGATGAAGTCGCGATCGGCGTGGTTTAAGCTTTCCCGCCGGCTTCGGTGGACGTGGAGCTAACGAGCGGCTCAACTGTGCGGCCAGCTGACCGATACGATGTTGCTCATCGGCGGCCCGGGTAGCTTGCCTCAGGAGTAACCGACGCCGGAAGCGGACCTGTTGCTCAATCCGACGACTTCGATCCGCCGGCAGTCGATCGAAGTCGGCCAACAGACGGAGGACGATGTCGAAAATGAACCCGAAACAGACGCCAGCGGAAAGCGTCACGGAACCGAGGCGCTGGTCCGGGGGCAGCAGCTTCCCGTAGGCCACCGTTACCAGGGACTCAATTTCCCGGGTGCGCCCACTCTGGACGCAATCCTTCAATGGGCCGTCCACGAGCTGGCGGAACAATTCCCGCAGCTCGATCGAACGCTTCTGGTGGGACCGGCGCCGCTCGGACGTGTCCTGGATGAAGCGCCGGATGGATTGAATCTTTTGCGCCAACATCCGCTGCGTGTCGGCCGACTCCATTTCGGCGTTGGTCTTTACCCAGTTCATCAGATCCAGCCGGGACAGGAGCGTCATGGAGTTGGTGTTAAGTTCGGCCACACCGGCCATTAGCGCGTCGCTGCTGGAGAACGCCGCGTGGATCGGTTTGTCCTTGGCCAGGTACTGCTCCTCGTAGAACCGCTTCACGGCCCAGATGTCGTTCCCTTGGGCGATGTCACGGAGGTTCACCACATCGCGCCGGGCGATCGATTCGGGGAAACTTTCCAGCCGCCCGGTGGTCGTGTCCTGGTGGATCCAGTCGTGCCGTTCGCGCCACTCCTTCGGCATGATGAGGTACTGGAAGTTCTGGAGCTTCAACCGGCGCACCCAGACACTCTCCAGGTGCACCACGTGGTTCCAGAGGCCCGTCATTCTTTGCCGGAGGCCCCGTAGGTGGCGCTCCAGCTGGGCCGAGGTTTCAAAGTACGGCTTCATCGTGTCCAGCACTCGCATGGTCGCACTGAAGCGCTCCTGACGGATGGTGGCCATCGCCTGACGCAGCTCCGCGCATCGTTCCGCCAGCTGCCGGTAGCAGTCGGCCTCCTCTTCGCGCTTGCTCGCCTGCCGCAGGATGTACTCGCGGTGATAGAACGACTCCAGCCGTCGGCGGCAGGACTCGCGAAGCTCGGCGATGGCATTGGTGCGCAAAAAACGGCGAATCCGCGACCGGTGCGTCAGTTCATTGCGATAGTGTGCATCGAGCTGGGTGGCCAACCGTGACGGGTATTGCTTCCGGCACGAGCTCGTGCCCAGCAGTTCGGCATCGAACGGAAGCTCGGCGACGTGAAGCCGTCCCGGCACGTCCTGCCAAGCCCGAGACCGTGCGGTGTGGAAGCGGCTTCTATTCACATTCCGGCCCTGGCGTGTGGGCACCGCGTACGGATTGGCATAATCAACGTACTCTGCCGTTGGGATCGTTCGGTCCTTTGGCTGGTGCACTATCACTTCCGGCTCCACCGCGAGATTCTTGTTGCGGAAAAATGCCAACGGAAATTTGCGGCCATTCAGCACGATGAAGCTACCGGATGCGTCACTGGTCGTCGGGTCGAGTGTTGCATCGGAGGCTGCCGGCTGGAGATccggctcggcggcggcggacgtCCGGTGTAGCCAATCGTGCTGCAGATTCCGGAAGAAGCGTTGCTCCAGGATGTCCCGATAGGCGGTGCGCAAATTGTTCACCCGTTCCTCGAACGAACCGCGGGCCGATTCCTTCAACTCTTGCGATCCCGAACTGGACGTTTCGGTGGAAGCCATTTTCGGGGCCTTTCAGGACGAAACAGGAcgcggtggttgttgttgcgcgtTGTGTTCGCGTAGGCTACTGCGTTTAATGAGTTGATGTGGCGGCTTTTTTATGGGGATCGCATCCCTACGCGATTGGGCACTTCACTAAAGCCTCCAATAGTGAACTGTGATCCGGGAGCATAGTGGCAAAACCGACACACTGTTCATTGGACGGTCTCTTCCGTCAAGCCATTGAGGTTATTGCGGTGACTAGGCTCAAACATTCTCGAACAGAGAAAGCACGAAGTTGCTCCTTCAGATATAGTAATTCGGTAGTTAGTTAGCTCTTCCAAGTTCATTAACGATAAATGGTTGGAATaaagaattaattaaactgAGGACTTGTAGAATAatcttaatttttcatctGATCCGTGCTTCatttgaacatattttttccaatgCTATAAAAACTAACCAAGCAAGCCTGGCACAAGCATCTTGTTAAGCATTGTCAAAAATGTGCTCAGTAAAGTGTAAAGTTTTGAAACGAGTGTTAtccaaaaatttcaaaaataatatttatttaaattgtacGGATTGTACAGGGTGCGTAATCATGACAAGATatgttgaaatgttaaatagcagtaatttccgctgtgatgttagctttcagttctgcAATGGTCTACGGTTGACTGGCACAAACCTTACCCTTCAAGTAGTCCCACAGAAAGAAATAAGAAGAAATTCGGCAACAATAAGCACACGCtgttttcatagttttcaCAGTTTAacgattatttttaatttacggCGCCACCATTTTTTCCCGCTTGGTTGGCATAAATCGATCtatgactaaaacggcataaaCTAAACTCTTTGAATCTGGCTGATTTTCCGGAATCGATTGAACGATGGTTGAGTTATTAAACATTTCAATGTGTCGGGTCATGATTACGCACCCTGTATAAAAAATTATTGAGCTGAGTCTTTGAGTCTTTGTACGTTTCATTTCCATATCCGTAAGTATTTCGCAGCTTCTAGAGTCATTTGGGGAGAATTGGTTAGAACCTCTGTAGCTAGTAAGCACGTTTATATTTTCTGCCATTCTTCACGAGTCGTGCCATCGTGAAACTCTGGGAGTTACTCTTTCGGGTGGAACGAATTACACCATTTACGGACGTTCTGCCACCTCGTCCCATGGTGCCAATTTCATACCCGCCCGCCAGAGGTGTACCGtaaaatcaaccaaccaaGTGTGGATGTGCATGTGAACCGCACGGAAGGGGCAAAAAACCGGCAACCATAAATGCCAGAAAAATCCATCACAAACACTTCGCATTCGCAACCGCGCATTTTTGCTATGCATTTTGATCCATTCCGACTGACAAGCTTCTCGTTTCTAGAGCCCTGTTTGGGGCGCAGGGCACCCAGACACAACGATGGTGTgcttaattaattaatcaaaattcTTGATCCTGGTACGGTGGGTACGGTGTGTACCTTCACCAGCGGCCAGAGCCCGGTTCAACTTCAAAATATCTATTTCTTCACCGCGCTCGGATCGGGGATCGCTGTCTCGCGTGGTCTCGAATGCGCCCGAAGTGCCATCAACATTTACCATCGAGGGAGGAAACTATGCGCATGATAGAGTGACGTATGGGACACCAATCGAGGAGGAACTTAGAATTCCGGACGGACGGTAGCCCTGGATCGGAAGCGGTCATCAGCGGACCGTACGTAAACGATATCTGTCACCTGGTGGCGATGTGTAACGGTGACCAACTTCAAGCTGCGGATCCTCCGCTTCCTGCTAGACGGGTGGTGGGGTGATGACAGGCGGTGTCAGCGGACTCTTGATCGTTTCATCAATTCAAGGATTGGCACCTGAGGCTTTATTATTATGGTCCGCGACCCCGTGGCCGAGCGAGGCGTACGATACGCACCCAGGTCCTTATATGAATTGCAGATCACCATCCGCCTTCTGTGGACGGATCGACCGACACGAGATgctggcggcagtggcggtgaTGGACGGAACGGCAGGTGGTGCCGCTACAATGGCGATGAGTGACAGTGTCTCGTCGAACCGTGTTTTCCACCGCGTGCCTAGCGATGCACTTGGAActagacagacagagagagaccaGTCGTCACCAGAATCGTACATTCCTAGAGAAGACTTCCGAGTTTTTTCTCCGCTAATATGAATAATGGTCATTACATTTTGATCACGCAAAAACTAACGACGCTACGTAGAACAGCGATGGAAGGTACGACTTATGGTAACGAAAGTATTTCACTAAAAATATCTCAGATACTCGTTTTAGGTAGGCCAGTTTACTTGGTGATTAAAAGGAATACTACGAGCCAGGAACAGAGCTAAGAACGTTAGCAATGGCTCGGAACTATCATGGCTCTGCAATGAACTGATGAACCGGTGTCTGCAGACTTGGTTATGGATATTTCAATTTGTACTCAACACTAATGCCATCCAAATTGGAATTAAAAATGTGACCGACATAGACCTTTCCATTGAATTTTATATTGCCACAGATCTGTTTGATCCACAACATACTCATTTTAGCTGGCAGTTGAAGCAATGGCAATATAATTCAAATATAATTCAAGTCTATATGGGCTTGAAGTCTGCACTAAAATTGATGATTGACCACACGCGACAGCGATTCTTTCCGCGGCCGCTCTAAAGGAGGTAACCCTACTGGGTAACGTGCGACAAACCGTCGCAACAATCATTCCATCATCCTGCCAACCTCCATCACCTTGGCTCGAGTTGAAGGCCCgcaacgatggcgatggcgggcTGTTATTACCGTTGGACGCGGTGCGaattatattaatttaataagaAAGATATCGATAATTTGTTCTTGGGCCACCGAGGGTCCAAgtttgtttgtattgttttttatgctcccgtATCGTGGCGTGTGTAACCAGTCGAAGAAACGGTCCACGTGAGCCGTTCGATCCCTACCCGGTTATGGGAGACGACCGAGCAGCAGTTCCTGGAGCCGTCCATTCCGGGAACCGACCTTAGCAACCCCATGCCGCGGCGAGCCAGAGGGTGAGGTGGTCCAAGAAAACCGGTCGTGCCTGAGCCTTCGATCCGGTGTTTGTACGCTGTGCGCGTTTCGCATCTGGATTGCCTTGCGTTTCTGCAGCTCTTCTGCAGAAATGCAGCCAGAGGGCCAGATGCGTGCGCGAGAAGCTGTAACTGATCAGTCAATCAAAATCCTCTCCTCCAAATCGCGACGCTCCGGCCAGAATTCTTTGTGCACTCCCCTCCCGGATTATGCTTCCGCGGCTGCCAAGGTCTATCGCTTAATCCATCGTCTCAGCACAATTAATCGTCTCAACGTCAAACGAGCCGATCGGCACGTTAGAGGGACGGAAAATTGCACACCTCAAGGAATTAGCTGATTTTCTGCTTCGGTCGAAGGCTGGAGGTTTCCCGTCTACGTCTACTGCCCTCGAAGTAGCGATTTTCCGACTTTCGCTTCGAGTTTTTTGTGTGAGCCTCTTGGTCTCGCTTGGCCATCGCCTATCACCGCCGGTTTAACTCAAGCACCGCTCAGAACCGTCGACGGAATAATCAATTCCGTCTCGGGAAACGCGGGTCCAATCGCGAAGCCCGGTGCGACCAGTTTTTCTCTTACTTTCTGCGTCGGCCAAGGTGCCGTGTGCGATGCAGCAGCTTTCAACCGTCaagagccagccagcgtcaACCTTTTTCGCCGATTGTCATCGTTTAATCAAGATAATTGACTAATTGACTGGGTTATCGCAAGATGCGAATCTAATTGAGCAACGGCGTCGGGGCGCCCGGAGCAGACAGAAAAGGGTCAACACAAGGATCCCCAGACACAGAGCGCCTCAGCGTCCGCGTGAGACAGTACTTGGTTTACTGATTAATGGGTGatggaaaaatttaaacataacTAAAtaggcaacaacaaaaaagtaacAGAATATCATCAGGCTATCCGGACACCGATATGGTCACGGCCGGTGAAAGGCCGATGGGGTTTCGTTTTCAAGCCGCCGAAGCAGTAGTGTCCGCTCTACACCGGGACTAAATAAACAACTATTCCTATTGCTTCACTATTGCAGTGGCGCATCGATGCGTATCAAATTAATTGTGTGTCTGCCGTGATATGGGTGCGAAAGGACAGGTGACGGCCGGGGTGCAGCCACGTTGTCTGGCCATCCCAAgggaccattttcttttcaatgcAGCTGACAGCCGATGGGGTTGTGTGTTGAATGTGAATCAATAGAGCAGTCATTTTGCGGAACTCTGTCGAATGGTCTGCGGAAGTGTGATGGTGAAAGTATCCCTTTCGAATTGTTTCGTGtacaataatttaatttattgaccaTTATCTTCATCGGCTAATTTTAGCCTAAAACTCTTTTTAAGTTACGTTTATCTCACTTTCCGTTActcgttattttttttcgatattaTCTTCAGATGTAGTTCTGATAGAATAGTTGTACGTACACTTTTTTATGACGTGAAGATATCCATGTACGGAAAGAGATCAGAAAAGAATTTTGCTCAAATCTTGCTCAAAACTACATTATTCCAAAACCTAACATGTTAAGCTTTATACACAACAAAGTACAAAGGATAATGGTTGAGGAGCCAAGCTCAATAGTTTTCGGGTTAATGTAGTGTATTTTGTAATACGTAAAATGTGAACCATAGAAAACCCAAGAGCaaaaaaccgatcgatcgtcgatcagTGACCAGCACCCGCGTCTTGCAATCGGTTAATTGAAtgataatttatcattttttgggcgctccttctccttcagctAGTCAAGTATTAATTTTCGAACCCTTATGCTCCCGCAGCGCACGGAATGCAGTCAGTGATCAATCGAAAGATCGTGCACGGTCAAAAGTAAAGTTGGAAAGCAAAGTAGCATCaggccgagccgagaaccAGTTGCAGGGTGTCCATTTTAAAGCGAAACTTGAATTTGTTTCTTGAACGTGTCATAATCGTGAGGCGTTagctcgatcgcgatcgcgtttcATGCAACTGTTTTTTCGCTGTTCGTGCTAGACTTGCTCAAAGTGATTAATATGTTTAAAAGAATGGATCTATGCAATGATATCATAGGGGTGAAAAAGTAAGTCATCGGAACCTGATCGCACCGTGGAGTTGCCGTAATCATCTGGAAAGTTACACCTTACCATTAAGGAATTCGAATCATAAAGTGTGCTCGGTAGTATTGATCCCATTCCCAATACTTCAAGTCAATTCCAATTCAATAGGATTTCCAATAGCGTTGAATccaattaaataaaaaaaaggttttttctAAAGACCgtttttattgaataaaaacatttttgtcCATTACGAAAAAACTATACAATGACTCCGAAGGAGCTAATCTAAAACCTCAAACGAATGATACAAGTAACAAGTGGCGTCTATATTTTGCCAATTATCGTAGGATTTATTTAGAAAACATTGAGTATTTTGCTCCTATCTCTAATACAGCTTTGGTTCAAGCTGAGGTGCTCCAGACGGTATCTACTTTTACATTTACATACATTTCAATCTTTTCCTCCACCTAGAGCGCAGTATTCTTCTATTGTTTTGGGACGAAACTGAAGATGTTGCTACATCTGATAATTGCATTCAGTTGAGTGTTAAGTGAATTCGTTTCAATGTTTTACTACACTCATATTGTACATTGATAACCGATCATTACGAGCGCCCTGTAAGAAAACCTAAACCGTTTTCAAAGTGAGTTGCctcgaaatgcaaattttccaATGCAACCGCTTTTCGAGCGACACGGCTTCAATTGGCGAGATAGGCGGGTAACGAAAGAACGCTGGCGTTCGTTTAAGGATTCAATAGTTCCATTATGCTGTCAGGTGGCCATTCCGAGAGCTGCGATAAAGTTCAATTAGAGTGTGTTTTTACTGATGTGGGGGAGATCAGGATGCGACTCCATAAAATAGCCGTGAGAACGTCTCCGATTcgtgttttggaaaaaaaagcCCTTAAAACAGCTTGTAACTGGCAACTGATTAACCCCCCAATTCTGGTCCCTTTCTTTCGATTGCAGTTCAATCAGGATCTCTACTCATCGTCCGGGGTGCCGCTGGCCGCGTCATCCAGCACCTCGGCCGGATCGCACTCCCCATGCAGTCCCCTGCTGCCGCCCTCGCTGCCGTCCAACATGGCGGGAGGTCAGTCCACTTCCACGCTCACCTCCTCCGTGCTCAACGCGTCGGCCCTCAACGCGTCAGCCCTCAACGCCTCGGCCCTGAACTCCTCGGTGCTCAACTCCTCGGTGCTCAACTCCTCGGTGCTCAACTCCTCGTCAACGATCGGCTCCGTCAACCACCCCGCAATACCGACCATCCCGCTCGGGGCGCTCCAGAGGCACCTTACCAAAGAGGAAGACATCAGCACGGTCCGGAGCGACACGGAAGGTAGGTCCCCGCCAAAAGTCGCAACCGGAACGTGACTAAACTGTCTCGCGCCCACCTTCCTCTCGGCTCCAGTCTAATGTCCAAATGCAATGCAAGGAAAGTGCAAGAGAGAAACGTAGGAACGAACAGCGTTACGACGGGTGCAccatatattttatttatgatttgatgattgatAACGATCGAAggacaatttatttattgaacgATCCCCCGGGTGTACCCCGGCAGAATCGGTTTTCGCCGAAGAGCAAAAAGGGCGAATTTCACGTGCTGAGGTGAAGACAAAAACCACGCAGGTGACGCGCTGCCGTCTGCCAACCATTGTCATTCACATtgttttattgcgatcaccACATTACGCGCGACAGGGTGGTGTGCGTCATGGATCAAAGGGTAAAATATTAACCCCCTGCCGGAGATCAATAAACCAGAAAGGCATCGCATCGGTCAATGAAATGATGCCGAACGGGTTCAGCGAATTGCAGCTGAAATGCAGCCCTTTAATAGCCCGTTTGGCACAGTTTTTGGCGCGGGCGACACATCGCCGTGGATGACGACTCCAAACGGAGCGGAAAGTGAGTGTTGTGAGTCCGCAAGACGCGCAAGCTGCAAACCGGCTCACCGTCCGCCagggtttgcttttctttcgcgtttcgcgtttcttATGCTCACTAGAAACGCGACGCGCAAACGTGTGCCCTTTTGTTTCAACGAGTTGGATGCAACAGCGGGCGGAAAGCCAAGGAATTCCGGAACCGCAGCACACAAACTGAAGGATGATACATCCCGGGGAATCGGGTTGCTTTTTTGACTATTCGAACGCAAGCTGATCTGCGAAGTTTAGCATACAATTTTGCTGAGTTTGGTATGTTGGCGTCAaaggttaatttttttatgtccGAAGACCCATCAAAATTTGAGCAATACTAATCTTTTGAACATCTTGTAGTCGCAGCGGAACTAAGCATTTTCTTAAATACGATCCGCTGTTCAACATGAGAATGGCAACATTAGTAACTGAAGGCTAATGAACTTGAAACCGAAATTTCATCCCGTTGAGACACTAAGTTATTGTGTAACAACCGTTTGTACGAGTTGATatcagtgttgccaaagtTCGCCTAATGTAGTTAGATAACCACCGGATTAGGAGGTTGAGTAGAGATTATAAACATGTAAAATTAACCTGTTTGGGTTTTAAACTACAGATTACTTGTCTTTTAAAACGTCAGACtttattctggaaattgtaatcATTTAGTACATAGAACGCTTTATATGCTTTATACGCttgcaaaaaatgggaaatttaaaaaatctatGTTCAAAGTGGTTAATAAGTTAAAAAGCTCGAAAATCCCACTGAAGCTGAATCCTgggacgacatttggtttcaacatTCAACAGAGTCAACATTCACACATGACAAAGTAGTCCGTACCATCACGGTTGCTATGGTAAAAATGGGCAACTTACGGTTTGAACCAGTCGACTCCCCAGATCTAGCTTCAAGtgacttccttttttcctcaGCTGAAAATTGCGCTCGGAGGACAGAGATTTCGGTCAATTGGAGAGGCAATCACCTTCGTGAGtaattattttgaagagaaaaagtaCTATTTTTTCAAGTAATATCCGGACGTGTTACATCGCTGGTAGAAGTGACAGTCTACAGGATCGAACCCTCATCACATCACCCtcgttaaaatatttttttaatgttcacaaatgtttaaatgttttcaaaaatccTATTCACGTGCCGTAACATTTCGGTGCAGCTGTTCACTCAACGGTAGCTGCATCCAGAGTGCATTGCTGCCGCACGAAAATCGTTGCAACttaattgtaattttattGTCCGTTTCGAGTGCGCCACCTGCACTCGATGCACCCGATTGATGCAGTGTCAGTTGCAGATGAATGTAAATTGTAATCGCCCAGTCATTGAGTCCGGCAGGCCGCACCGGAGCGAAGccggaacacacacagacgaacctgggtcggtcgtcggtcagGAGGCGTGTTTTTATGGCGTTGGCGTTAGATAAATTACTCAGCCAATCAAACGAATGCTCCCACCCCTTTTTCTGCGCCACACTCCGATGGCTCTCGCTCCACCTGCCCGACTGCTTCGACTAATTTATGGCCCACTCGATCCATCCATCATGGGGCCACTCGGAAAAGCCCGAGCTGGCCCCGTGAGTGCCTCTACGGGCTGggtggttttaattaaacgccTCCGAGGCATCGGCTCCACTTGCCCGTGCTAATTAATCGAAACGCGTCCGATATTAATGGGGGGAGCCGTataaccgaaccgaaattgaTTGCAACTTGCCACTATTAGAGCGCGTTCCAGTTAATTGATGGAAGTTTGAAAATCCGAACACACACCACCATGTACAATCTCACTTTCTGACTGTTTCGCGCAGGAACCATTTCCGGTGTGCACAACGACAGCTCCTGCTCGTCCGGACCCGACTCCCCGCATAACCTCAACCTCCGCTCGGATGGTGGcgggctggcggcggtggcggccgcagcggccgccgtCAGCGGGGGCatcagtggcggcggtgcatcgtccagcggcggcggcggcggaggtgcgagcagcagcagtagcggtatggcgatggccggcggaagcggaaccggcCGGGCACAGTACCTGTCGGCAACGTGCGTCGTGTTCACGAACTACTCCGGCGATGCGGCCAGCTCCGTGGACGAGCACTTTTCTAGGGCGTTAAATTTTAgcgataaaaacaataaagGTAAGTCCACAGTCGCCGACCGAACGCGGTTCGGATTTGGAGCAGTGATCATAATTAGGTGCGTTAAGCGATTTTACGAACCCTTAACCCGGCCGTCAATGAGACCGTGGTTTTGTGGCCTTCCACgaggccggtcggccgggtcGTCCGGGTGGGAccgtaaaaataaatcacaaaacatGCTCATAAATGTCACGTGCGTTCCGGAGCGTAACACCCGGAGACGGCGACACCGCAAACCTTCTTCAGTACACTTCCGACAGTTGGTCGCGTTGAAACGTGGGCCTCCAAAACGGTGGCGGGTTAAACGACGTCTTCCGAAAAGTGATGCCCTGACATCCCAGACCCCagattgttttgtgtttcttcggATGTTGCAACTTCAGTTGCGCGGATCGTGTCACCCGTTGACGCTTCCTAGACAGGCGCACCAATCGTTGTGCGATTGTTTCATTCCCATTGCTGCCCGTGGTGTTTTGCTTTATGTGACATCTTTATAGTTTCGgtggtttttatgttgccacaTAATTGAAATCCGAAAATAATCGACGTTCACGGCGtcgctttcggtggtggtggttgtggtgggaACGTATTGTTATGAGTGGATTGGAAATGAGTTATTGGCATTTGGAGTGTCCCAAAACTGTGTTCGGTTCAAGATTGTAAACGAGAACTGTGCCGTGTTGCTGAGTAATAAGCGTGCGATTCTAGGGATCAACCATAAATACAAATTGAATTATAGAGTTACTGTTGACGTTACAAGGGTGCTTTGGAATGGTAAAtcgcgaaagaaaaaaaaagaatattgAGGTGCCTTTAAATATTTGAGTTTGAAAGGCAATAGTCTACACAAATCAAACATGAGATGGGCTATGtatactagtgtgttcaataagttcctAGCCTCGATATCAGAGGGTGATGCTACTAGGCCAATTTTGTTCTTGTATGAACGTATGCGAAGTTTCCTTTAAATAGgtcacataattttttttttacaagccatttagtataCCAAgccaatagaaaaaaatgaagtatcgtgcagtgatttaaattttatgagGCTTGAAAATACTTAATTTTACTGAATGTggaaattcgtgaaaaaaaacccgtttgAAGAAGACAAACATCCGCTTTCATCCAGGtaatgcaccctgtcacaagagcattttgaaaatgccAAAAATTCATGAATTAATTGTTGGGGTATCGACTTcgatctgttttcagacctaaaaaaaatggtgcacggaaagcgttttttatcaaatgatAATGTCATAATAGCTGCGGAGGCGTTTTGTGAAGTCCTTTCAGTTTCTTACTTCAGAGATGGAATatataaattggagtctccttggaacaagtgtatgttcaggaaggccataatgaataataaattgtattttataccATAAACCATAAATGTATTTTCTGATCAAGGCTAGGAACTTGTTGAACAGCGTAGTATGGGGACCATCGTTTTCCGTTGGAAATTTTTCGGGCAGCTAAATTTAAAAGTAGTCGTAAGGGCTTGCAGAACGAATACCGTTCGGGACGACCAAATACTGCAACTACCGGTGGAAACCAAATGGTGCTTAGAGGTTATTAACACCTAAGCAATGTGTTTGTCACATTTGAAATCAACATTTCGATATGCGAAAGCTGTGTTGAAGCGAACAAGTTCAAACCACCCGCCTGAAATTATTAACTAGAGTAAATTTTAGTGTGAGAGTAAAAGAGTAAATTTTAGATGAAGTTGTGTGATGAACTGAagtgcaaatggaaaattgcattGCAAGCATAGGAATTGTGATCGTGATATCCGACTCTTCCGGTTCGTATCTTGGCTttgcaaaaaatcaatcaaatcataaCATTTCTTCGACGCACGATTCGATTGCTCATCCCAGCCGATGACTAATGGATCGATGCATTTCTTGTTGCATTTCTTCAACACTTCCAAATCGCTGCAGGATGAGCAATGAAATTGTAGGCGATTTCATTGTGACTCATGGGGTTTCCCCCTCGTTTCGAAAGACAATAGGATTTGCGGATTGCATCTGAATCTTCTGGATGCTTCTCGAAAAACGGAAGGCAGAGTTTGACTAAATAAAATGTACCGCAAAACCGTCACACCTGGCGTGCTCTGGTACAAGATTGCAAACACGAGAGATGATTCCGCTAAGGTGATTCCGTGCTAG encodes the following:
- the LOC131207784 gene encoding uncharacterized protein LOC131207784; protein product: MASTETSSSGSQELKESARGSFEERVNNLRTAYRDILEQRFFRNLQHDWLHRTSAAAEPDLQPAASDATLDPTTSDASGSFIVLNGRKFPLAFFRNKNLAVEPEVIVHQPKDRTIPTAEYVDYANPYAVPTRQGRNVNRSRFHTARSRAWQDVPGRLHVAELPFDAELLGTSSCRKQYPSRLATQLDAHYRNELTHRSRIRRFLRTNAIAELRESCRRRLESFYHREYILRQASKREEEADCYRQLAERCAELRQAMATIRQERFSATMRVLDTMKPYFETSAQLERHLRGLRQRMTGLWNHVVHLESVWVRRLKLQNFQYLIMPKEWRERHDWIHQDTTTGRLESFPESIARRDVVNLRDIAQGNDIWAVKRFYEEQYLAKDKPIHAAFSSSDALMAGVAELNTNSMTLLSRLDLMNWVKTNAEMESADTQRMLAQKIQSIRRFIQDTSERRRSHQKRSIELRELFRQLVDGPLKDCVQSGRTREIESLVTVAYGKLLPPDQRLGSVTLSAGVCFGFIFDIVLRLLADFDRLPADRSRRIEQQVRFRRRLLLRQATRAADEQHRIGQLAAQLSRSLAPRPPKPAGKLKPRRSRLHRKEVPVVVPAPRVPKLDVIFRMAFGDGATMTPDERRHFEIDMIYQNFCSVQFDHFLRTIGYEPDYELLSAVERRDGPEESFFRQTDLIPTVMKRLRLWQQMQRLLRQRLIKRISQDLQAVVGGH